One region of Pygocentrus nattereri isolate fPygNat1 chromosome 14, fPygNat1.pri, whole genome shotgun sequence genomic DNA includes:
- the gtf2f1 gene encoding general transcription factor IIF subunit 1 isoform X2, with amino-acid sequence MTSLGNSSSTGTEYIVRVPKNTSKRYNIMAFNAGDKVNCSTWTQARMERDMSNRRMYGEEETPEAGAGSEFGKKQREEARRKKYGIITKEFKVEDQPWLLKVNGKAGRRFKGLKKGGVTENASYYIFTQCADGAFEAFPVHGWYNFTPQAKHRTLTAEEAEEEWGRRNKVVNHFSIMLQRRLREQEHGEEEEEVAGEKGGKKKKKKGGKGGDLRIHDLEDDLEMSSDESDSSGGEDGEGKSKSKKDISSKAKAKKKKKRKGSDQEGLEDSDDGDFEGLEVDYMSDESSSEEEEPEKAKPNKGDDVPKGIDEASESEEESEEENKNEEEGKEEEEEEEGKKTPVQTEKKKKKEKESSGESDSSEDSDIEGETASALFMKKRTPPKRGGRGSAGSSRTGSRPGTPSIDNAATSNTLRAAASKLEQGKRQAATSSSDTPAAKRLKMEPSSQSPSGKSTPQPASGKSTPSSSDVQLTEDAVRRYLIRKPMTTKDLLKKFQTKRTGLSSEQTVNVLAQILKKLNPERKNINDKMHFYLTE; translated from the exons GAATACTAGTAAGAGGTACAACATAATGGCTTTCAATGCAGGTGATAAAGTCAACTGTTCCACATGGACACAG GCacggatggagcgagacatgagtAACCGGCGGATGTATGGCGAGGAGGAAACCCCTGAGGCAGGCGCTGGCAGCGAGTTtggaaagaaacagagagaggaggcgCGTAGGAAGAAGTATGGCATCATCACCAAGGAGTTCAAGGTTGAGGACCAGCCATGGCTCCTGAAAGTCAATGGCAAAGCTGGGAGACG GTTTAAGGGCCTGAAGAAAGGAGGCGTGACAGAGAATGCCTCCTACTACATCTTCACTCAGTGTGCTGATGGAGCTTTTGAGGCTTTTCCTGTGCATGGCTGGTACAACTTCACACCACAGGCTAAACACCGCACCCTCACGGCTGAAGAGGCTGAGGAGGAGTGGGGCAG gagAAATAAAGTAGTGAACCACTTCAGTATCATGCTCCAGCGGCGTCTAAGGGAGCAAGAGCAtggggaagaggaggaggaggtggcagGAGAAAAGGGtgggaagaaaaagaagaagaaaggtgGCAAAGGAGGAGACCTGCGTATCCATGATCTTGAAGATGATCTGGAGATGAGCAGTGATGAGAGTGACAGCAGCGGAGGCGAAG ATGGAGAAGGCAAGTCAAAAAGCAAAAAGGATATAAGTTCAAAGGCCAAGgctaaaaagaagaagaagaggaagggcAGTGATCAGGAGGGACTGGAAGACAGCGATGATGGTGACTTTGAAGGTCTGGAAGTGGACTACATGTCAGATGAGAGCAG TTCTGAAGAAGAGGAGCCAGAGAAGGCGAAGCCCAATAAAGGAGACGATGTTCCTAAAG GGATCGATGAGGCATCAGagagtgaagaggagagtgaggaagagaacaagaatgaagaagaaggcaaagaggaagaggaggaggaggaaggaaagaagacACCGgtacagacagagaaaaagaaaaagaaagagaaag aGAGCAGCGGAGAGTCCGACAGCTCAGAGGACAGCGACATCGAGGGAGAGACAGCCTCTGCACTTTTCATG AAGAAGCGTACCCCTCCTAAGCGTGGAGGTCGAGGGTCCGCTGGAAGTTCCAGAACAGGAAGCCGTCCAGGAACGCCCTCAATTGACAATGCAGCAACCTCCAACACATTGCGTGCTGCTGCCAGCAAACTGGAACAAG GTAAGCGGCAGGCTGCCACATCCAGTTCAGACACTCCAGCTGCCAAAAGGCTGAAGATGGAGCCCAGCTCTCAGAGCCCCTCAGGGAAGAGCACCCCTCAGCCAGCATCTGGCAAATCTACACCTAGCTCCAG TGATGTGCAGCTGACGGAGGATGCAGTGCGGCGGTACCTGATCAGGAAGCCCATGACCACCAAAGACCTGCTGAAGAAGTTCCAGACCAAGCGCACCGGCCTTAGCAGCGAGCAGACAGTCAACGTGCTTGCCCAAATCCTCAAGAAACTCAACCCAGAGAGAAAGAACATCAATGACAAGATGCATTTCTACCTCACAGAGTAA
- the gtf2f1 gene encoding general transcription factor IIF subunit 1 isoform X1, which produces MTSLGNSSSTGTEYIVRVPKNTSKRYNIMAFNAGDKVNCSTWTQARMERDMSNRRMYGEEETPEAGAGSEFGKKQREEARRKKYGIITKEFKVEDQPWLLKVNGKAGRRFKGLKKGGVTENASYYIFTQCADGAFEAFPVHGWYNFTPQAKHRTLTAEEAEEEWGRRNKVVNHFSIMLQRRLREQEHGEEEEEVAGEKGGKKKKKKGGKGGDLRIHDLEDDLEMSSDESDSSGGEDGEGKSKSKKDISSKAKAKKKKKRKGSDQEGLEDSDDGDFEGLEVDYMSDESSSEEEEPEKAKPNKGDDVPKGIDEASESEEESEEENKNEEEGKEEEEEEEGKKTPVQTEKKKKKEKESSGESDSSEDSDIEGETASALFMAKKRTPPKRGGRGSAGSSRTGSRPGTPSIDNAATSNTLRAAASKLEQGKRQAATSSSDTPAAKRLKMEPSSQSPSGKSTPQPASGKSTPSSSDVQLTEDAVRRYLIRKPMTTKDLLKKFQTKRTGLSSEQTVNVLAQILKKLNPERKNINDKMHFYLTE; this is translated from the exons GAATACTAGTAAGAGGTACAACATAATGGCTTTCAATGCAGGTGATAAAGTCAACTGTTCCACATGGACACAG GCacggatggagcgagacatgagtAACCGGCGGATGTATGGCGAGGAGGAAACCCCTGAGGCAGGCGCTGGCAGCGAGTTtggaaagaaacagagagaggaggcgCGTAGGAAGAAGTATGGCATCATCACCAAGGAGTTCAAGGTTGAGGACCAGCCATGGCTCCTGAAAGTCAATGGCAAAGCTGGGAGACG GTTTAAGGGCCTGAAGAAAGGAGGCGTGACAGAGAATGCCTCCTACTACATCTTCACTCAGTGTGCTGATGGAGCTTTTGAGGCTTTTCCTGTGCATGGCTGGTACAACTTCACACCACAGGCTAAACACCGCACCCTCACGGCTGAAGAGGCTGAGGAGGAGTGGGGCAG gagAAATAAAGTAGTGAACCACTTCAGTATCATGCTCCAGCGGCGTCTAAGGGAGCAAGAGCAtggggaagaggaggaggaggtggcagGAGAAAAGGGtgggaagaaaaagaagaagaaaggtgGCAAAGGAGGAGACCTGCGTATCCATGATCTTGAAGATGATCTGGAGATGAGCAGTGATGAGAGTGACAGCAGCGGAGGCGAAG ATGGAGAAGGCAAGTCAAAAAGCAAAAAGGATATAAGTTCAAAGGCCAAGgctaaaaagaagaagaagaggaagggcAGTGATCAGGAGGGACTGGAAGACAGCGATGATGGTGACTTTGAAGGTCTGGAAGTGGACTACATGTCAGATGAGAGCAG TTCTGAAGAAGAGGAGCCAGAGAAGGCGAAGCCCAATAAAGGAGACGATGTTCCTAAAG GGATCGATGAGGCATCAGagagtgaagaggagagtgaggaagagaacaagaatgaagaagaaggcaaagaggaagaggaggaggaggaaggaaagaagacACCGgtacagacagagaaaaagaaaaagaaagagaaag aGAGCAGCGGAGAGTCCGACAGCTCAGAGGACAGCGACATCGAGGGAGAGACAGCCTCTGCACTTTTCATGGCA AAGAAGCGTACCCCTCCTAAGCGTGGAGGTCGAGGGTCCGCTGGAAGTTCCAGAACAGGAAGCCGTCCAGGAACGCCCTCAATTGACAATGCAGCAACCTCCAACACATTGCGTGCTGCTGCCAGCAAACTGGAACAAG GTAAGCGGCAGGCTGCCACATCCAGTTCAGACACTCCAGCTGCCAAAAGGCTGAAGATGGAGCCCAGCTCTCAGAGCCCCTCAGGGAAGAGCACCCCTCAGCCAGCATCTGGCAAATCTACACCTAGCTCCAG TGATGTGCAGCTGACGGAGGATGCAGTGCGGCGGTACCTGATCAGGAAGCCCATGACCACCAAAGACCTGCTGAAGAAGTTCCAGACCAAGCGCACCGGCCTTAGCAGCGAGCAGACAGTCAACGTGCTTGCCCAAATCCTCAAGAAACTCAACCCAGAGAGAAAGAACATCAATGACAAGATGCATTTCTACCTCACAGAGTAA
- the alkbh7 gene encoding alpha-ketoglutarate-dependent dioxygenase alkB homolog 7, mitochondrial — protein MRLVIRVLRQFEGKTRLGPVVWLRSVSDSPPVRSDVSDIKAVKGEQSWLCASSAPVLQTVRGHVEVRENFITEEEENALLKELEPGLKKKRYEFDHWDDAIHGYRETERLQWGSACAALLGRVRAVAFPEGSPLLGPVHVLDLDKAGYIKPHVDSVKFCGSTIAGLSLLSDSVMRLVREESPVDWVDLLLSRRSLYILRDEARFKFTHEILKDDYSFFSGQRVPRHRRISVICRNLPV, from the exons ATGAGGCTAGTTATCAGAGTGCTGAGACAGTTTGAGGGGAAAACGCGGCTCGGTCCGGTAGTTTGGCTCAGATCTGTGTCGGACAGTCCGCCTGTACGCAGTGATGTGAGCGATATTAAGGCGGTTAAAGGAGAGCAGAGCTGGCTGTGTGCGTCCTCTGCGCCTGTTTTACAGACAGTGCGGGGACACGTCGAGGTGAGAGAAAACTTCAtcacagaggaagaggagaatgCTCTTCTCAAAGAGCTAGAGCCAGGACTGAAGAAGAAGAGATATGAGTTCGACCACTGGGATGAC GCCATTCATGGTTACAGGGAGACGGAGCGGCTGCAGTGGGGGAGTGCATGCGCTGCATTGTTGGGCCGTGTTAGAGCCGTTGCTTTTCCAGAAGGAAGTCCTCTGCTGGGGCCTGTGCATGTCTTGGACCTCGACAAGGCTGGCTACATCAAACCTCATGTGGACAGTGTAAAG TTCTGTGGAAGCACCATTGCTGGGCTCAGCCTGTTGTCTGACAGTGTCATGCGGTTGGTCCGAGAGGAGAGCCCAGTGGATTGGGTGGATTTGCTGTTAAGTCGCCGTTCTCTTTACATCCtgag GGATGAAGCACGCTTTAAATTCACACATGAGATCCTGAAGGATGACTATTCTTTTTTCTCAGGACAGAGGGTCCCTCGCCATCGTCGTATCTCTGTTATTTGCAGGAACCTTCCTGTTTAG